A window of the Lactuca sativa cultivar Salinas chromosome 5, Lsat_Salinas_v11, whole genome shotgun sequence genome harbors these coding sequences:
- the LOC111910549 gene encoding BRAP2 RING ZnF UBP domain-containing protein 2, which produces MSEAISVSAAANSAIAGAEDYFRPSSIMKLPITDIGDSSTSSSSSAYVTQAFPFSSGNPRIEQTRGVMHLFLDDAASSSSNLPVGRIPLICVLGVPNHMTYADFCQFCGSFIHHIMEMRIVRNDGMENRYSILVRFDDQSSTDSFHKHFNGRRFSSLETESCRVLFTVDVQYTSSIEHTQTSPANTEQPSCPVCLERLDQDMSGILTTICNHSFHCSCISKWTDSSCPVCRYCQQQPEKSKCLICQTSENVWICLLCGFVGCGRYKEGHAIEHWKQTQHCYSQELETQRVWDYVGDNYVHRLIQSKTDGKLVELNHHHQHTDGDCGCDTDPAFSEALLNSRVESIVSEYNELLTTQLENQKLYYESLLQEFEEENEREISSAVRDFMKQNTKLQKMQAKLDKGLKEKKFLDDMNENLLRNKETWESIIAKIEEREKEALRVKDDKIQELEAQLQGLMVSLEETNTVDVQ; this is translated from the exons ATGTCCGAAGCGATTTCAGTAAGCGCGGCCGCGAACTCTGCAATAGCCGGCGCCGAGGATTACTTCCGGCCGTCGTCCATCATGAAACTTCCAATCACAGATATTGGCGACTCATCAACCTCCTCCTCTTCCAGTGCATACGTAACCCAGGCATTTCCATTCTCTTCTGGAAACCCTAGAATCGAACAGACGAGAGGCGTCATGCATCTCTTTCTTGACGACGCCGCTTCTTCCTCTTCCAATTTACCT GTTGGAAGAATTCCTCTTATTTGTGTTCTTGGGGTGCCAAATCACATGACATATGCAGACTTTTGTCAGTTTTGTGGTTCCTTTATTCATCACATCATGGAAATGCGCATTGTCAG gaatgatggaatggaaaATCGGTATAGTATCTTAGTAAGATTTGATGATCAAAGCTCAACAGATTCATTTCACAAACATTTTAATGGAAGGCGTTTCTCATCTTTGGAG ACAGAATCATGTCGTGTGCTTTTCACTGTTGATGTGCAATACACAAGCTCAATTGAACACACACAGACTTCCCCTGCAAATACAGAGCAACCCTCATGTCCAGTCTGTCTTg AGAGATTGGATCAAGATATGAGTGGGATTCTAACAACAATCTGCAACCATTCATTCCATTGTTCTTGTATTTCAAAATGGACTGATTCTTCATGCCCT GTATGTCGATATTGTCAACAGCAGCCTGAAAAGTCAAAATGTTTGATTTGTCAAACATCAGAAAATGTGTGGATATGTCTTCTGTGTGGGTTTGTTGGGTGTGGGAGGTATAAAGAAGGGCATGCAATCGAACACTGGAAACAAACACAACATTGCTACTCTCAAGAACTGGAAACACAACGTGTGTGGGATTATGTTGGAGATAATTATGTTCATCGTTTAATCCAATCCAAAACAGATGGAAAATTGGTTGAGTtgaatcatcatcatcaacatacTGATGGTGATTGTGGATGTGACACTGATCCTGCATTTAGTGAAGCTCTTTTGAACAGTCGAGTTGAatct ATTGTTAGTGAGTATAATGAGCTGCTGACTACCCAACTTGAAAACCAAAAGCTG TACTATGAATCATTACTCCAGGAATTTGAAGAAGAAAATGAGAGGGAGATTTCAAGTGCTGTAAGAGATTTTATGAAGCAGAATACGAAATTGCAAAAGATGCAAGCGAAGCTGGATAAAGGTCTTAAAGAGAAGAAGTTTCTAGATGAT ATGAATGAGAAtcttttgaggaacaaggagacgTGGGAAAGCATAATAGCTAAAATTGAAGAAAG GGAGAAGGAGGCTTTGAGGGTGAAAGATGACAAGATACAAGAACTGGAGGCCCAG CTTCAGGGGCTGATGGTATCTCTTGAAGAAACGAATACAGTGGATGTACAATGA
- the LOC111910550 gene encoding F-box/LRR-repeat protein 14 yields the protein MVSIDNLPDQLVWEIFNRIKNTKDRNSISLTCKRFHTLDNEQRNYIRIGCGLNPAINALTSLCHRFPNLNKIEITYSGWMSNLGKQLEDQGLSILSKTCPLLTDLTLSYCTFITDTGLSYISSCSKLSSLKLNFTPRITGCGIFSIIVTSKNLKTLHLIRCLNVTNLEWLECLGKLKTLEDLSIKNCRGIGEGALIKLGPTWGNIKRLRFEVDANYRYMKLYDRLAVDRWHTQWVPCDNMVEVKLVNCIISPGRGLACILDKCKNLEKIHLDMCVGVRDDDIIRLAENSKNLRGISIRVPSDFSIMENPLRLTDGSLKAIAQNCKLLESVALSFSDGEFPSLSSFSQNGILNLVKMCRVKELVLDRVYSFNNVGMKALCFAENLEILELVRCQEISDEGIEFVGRYGNLRVLRLTKCLGVTDDGFKGIVGLGKLEVLVVNDCPQVSLRGVEGAAKYVSFKQDLSWMY from the coding sequence ATGGTTTCAATCGATAATCTCCCAGATCAGTTAGTTTGGGAGATTTTCAACAGAATCAAAAACACGAAAGACCGAAACTCCATATCTTTGACCTGCAAACGCTTCCATACTCTTGATAACGAACAAAGAAACTACATCCGCATTGGCTGTGGATTAAACCCAGCAATCAATGCTCTAACCTCTCTATGCCACAGATTCCCAAACCTAAACAAAATCGAAATCACATACTCAGGTTGGATGTCAAATTTAGGCAAACAACTAGAAGACCAAGGCCTCTCCATCCTCTCAAAAACCTGCCCTCTTTTAACCGATCTAACCCTAAGTTACTGCACATTCATCACCGACACCGGCCTCAGCTACATATCATCATGCTCAAAACTTTCATCTCTAAAACTAAACTTCACTCCAAGAATCACCGGATGTGGCATCTTCTCAATCATAGTAACCTCCAAAAacctcaaaacccttcatttaaTCCGCTGTTTAAACGTCACCAATCTCGAATGGCTCGAGTGTCTCGGAAAACTCAAAACCCTCGAAGATCTTTCCATCAAAAACTGTCGCGGGATCGGTGAAGGCGCTCTTATCAAGCTCGGGCCCACTTGGGGCAACATAAAACGGTTACGCTTTGAAGTGGATGCGAATTACAGGTACATGAAGCTTTACGACCGGTTAGCAGTTGACAGGTGGCATACGCAGTGGGTCCCATGCGATAACATGGTGGAGGTTAAATTAGTCAATTGTATAATCAGCCCGGGGAGAGGTTTAGCTTGTATATTGGATAAATGCAAAAACTTGGAGAAGATCCATTTAGACATGTGTGTAGGTGTAAGAGATGATGACATCATCAGGCTCGCGGAAAATTCGAAAAATCTGCGGGGTATTTCGATCCGGGTCCCGTCTGATTTTTCAATAATGGAAAACCCGCTACGCCTCACAGACGGAAGCTTGAAAGCCATAGCTCAAAACTGTAAACTGCTTGAATCCGTGGCCTTATCGTTTTCAGATGGTGAGTTTCCTTCTTTATCCTCGTTTTCTCAAAATGGGATTTTGAATTTGGTCAAAATGTGTCGTGTGAAAGAGCTTGTTCTTGATCGGGTTTATTCATTCAACAATGTTGGGATGAAAGCTCTTTGTTTTGCTGAGAATCTTGAGATTTTAGAACTTGTGAGGTGTCAAGAGATAAGTGATGAAGGGATTGAATTTGTGGGTAGATATGGGAATTTGCGGGTGTTGAGGTTGACAAAGTGTTTGGGAGTTACGGATGATGGGTTTAAAGGGATTGTTGGATTGGGGAAATTGGAAGTTCTTGTTGTCAATGATTGTCCTCAGGTGTCTTTAAGAGGTGTGGAAGGAGCTGCTAAATATGTGTCTTTTAAGCAGGATTTGTCATGGATGTATTGA
- the LOC111910551 gene encoding acetylornithine aminotransferase, chloroplastic/mitochondrial gives MSSVFNLSNPIFPTIDHRHHCFPNVKPQFAFSRSSIHLSNSRITEVRAQLTDTIPVAAKSISKDEVMKAEKQVIVGTYGRAPLVLTSGKGCKLYDIEGREYLDLTSGIAVNALGHGDPDWVKAVTDQANLLAHVSNIYYSLPQVNLAERLVASSFADRVFFSNSGTEANEAAIKFARKFQRFSHPNKTDPATEFISFSNSFHGRTIGSLALTSKEHYRTPFEPVMPGVTFLNYGDIKAAQELISSGKIAAVFVEPIQGEGGIYSATKDFLQALRVACDKSGSLLVYDEVQCGLGRTGYLWAHEAYSVTPDIMTLAKPLAGGLPIGATLVTEKVNSAINNGDHGSTFAGGPLVCAAAIAVFDKISDPRFLGSVIKKGNYLKEILEEKVGGNSHVKEIRGFGLIVGIELDVSASKLVDACRESGLLILTAGKGDVVRLVPPLIISEDELDCAVEIIYQCLHVLDEKVSN, from the exons ATGAGTTCGGTTTTCAATTTGAGCAACCCCATTTTTCCTACAATCGATCATCGCCACCATTGTTTTCCCAATGTGAAGCCCCAATTTGCATTTTCTAGAAGCTCGATTCATCTCTCAAATTCTCGTATAACCGAGGTTCGAGCACAACTAACAGACACTATACCAGTAGCAGCGAAATCGATTAGCAAAGATGAGGTGATGAAGGCTGAAAAACAAGTGATAGTTGGTACATATGGCAGAGCTCCTCTAGTGCTTACAAGTGGCAAAGGGTGTAAATTGTATGATATTGAAGGTCGCGAGTATCTTGACCTAACCTCAGGTATCGCTGTTAATGCTTTGGGCCATGGAGATCCCGATTGGGTCAAAGCTGTCACCGATCAAGCTAACCTACTTGCCCACGTTAGCAATATCTATTACTCCCTTCCTCAG GTGAATCTCGCTGAACGTCTTGTAGCAAGTTCATTTGCAGATCGAGTTTTTTTCAGTAATTCAGGAACAGAAGCAAATGAAGCTGCCATAAAATTTGCAAGAAAGTTTCAAAGATTTTCACATCCTAACAAGACAGATCCAGCTACTGAATTCATCTCCTTCAGTAACAGCTTCCATGGAAGGACAATTGGTTCGCTTGCTTTGACTAGCAAGGAGCATTACAGAACACCTTTTGAGCCTGTGATGCCTGGTGTAACTTTCTTGAACTATGGAGACATTAAAGCTGCTCAAGAACTAATCTCCAGTGGCAAAATTGCTGCTGTATTTGTTGAACCTATTCAAGGGGAAGGTGGAATATACAGTGCTACAAAAGATTTCTTGCAAGCTTTGCGTGTTGCTTGTGACAAATCTGGATCTTTACTTGTTTATGATGAG GTTCAATGTGGGTTGGGTCGAACTGGGTATCTGTGGGCACACGAAGCTTATAGTGTAACCCCGGATATAATGACTCTTGCGAAGCCTCTAGCTGGAGGTTTACCAATAGGAGCTACACTTGTGACTGAAAAAGTAAATTCTGCAATCAACAATGGGGACCACGGAAGCACGTTTGCAGGTGGGCCCCTCGTGTGTGCTGCTGCAATTGCTGTGTTTGATAAAATATCGGACCCGAGGTTTCTGGGGAGTGTTATAAAAAAAGGAAATTACTTGAAAGAAATACTGGAGGAAAAAGTCGGAGGAAATAGTCATGTGAAAGAGATACGAGGGTTTGGTCTTATTGTTGGGATTGAGTTGGATGTTTCTGCCTCAAAGCTTGTTGATGCGTGTCGTGAGTCGGGTCTTTTGATATTGACAGCTGGCAAAGGAGACGTTGTTAGACTCGTGCCACCGTTGATCATCTCTGAGGATGAACTTGATTGTGCGGTTGAGATCATATACCAGTGTCTGCATGTTCTTGATGAAAAAGTTTCCAATTAG